In a genomic window of Perognathus longimembris pacificus isolate PPM17 chromosome 21, ASM2315922v1, whole genome shotgun sequence:
- the Ufsp2 gene encoding ufm1-specific protease 2 yields MVISETTDILFRVRGGLDLAFQLATADEIFIRKVLKHALSELSAKLSSDALVFRICHSSVYVWPNSDVNTVPGELMDSSACKNIMRFIQFEQEEDMKRKFIRKKDKKLPDTQQIVNIDLMLEMSTSLAAVTPIIERESRGHHYVNMTLPVDAVVFVTPEETWGEVRKLLVDAIHNQLTDMEKCILKYMKGTSIVIPEPLHFLLPGEKGLVTISYPSGIPDGQLQAYRKELHDLFSLPPDRPYFKRSNAYHFPDEPYKDGYIRNPHTYLNPPNMDGMIYVVQGVYGYHHYMQDRLDDNGWGCAYRSLQTICSWFKHQGYTERPIPTHREIQQALVDAGDKPATFVGSRQWIGSIEVQLVLNQLIGVTSKILFVSQGSEMASQGRELASHFQSEGTPVMIGGGVLAHTILGVTWNEITGQIKFLILDPHYTGAEDLQVILEKGWCGWKGADFWNKDAYYNLCLPQRPKII; encoded by the exons ATG GTGATTTCAGAAACTACTGATATACTCTTCAGAGTAAGAGGAGGACTTGATCTGGCTTTTCAGCTGGCAACTGCTGACG aaatttttatCAGAAAGGTACTCAAGCATGCACTGAGCGAGCTGTCAGCGAAGCTTTCGTCAGACGCCCTGGTGTTTAGAATTTGCCACAGTTCAGTGTATGTATGGCCTAACAGTGATGTAAACACCGTCCCAGGAGAGCTGATGGATAGCTCTGCTTGTAAGAACATAATGCGCTTTATTCA ATTTGAGCAGGAAGAAGATATGAAACGAAAATtcataagaaagaaagacaaaaagctaCCAGACACG CAACAAATAGTAAATATAGATCTTATGCTGGAAATGTCAACCTCTCTGGCAGCTGTAACACCCATTATCGAAAGGGAAAGCAGAGGACACCACTATGTTAATATGACCTTGCCAGTAGATGCAGTTGTTTTTGTCACTCCAGAAGAAACATGGGGAGA AGTTCGTAAACTTCTAGTGGATGCAATTCATAATCAGCTAACTGATATGGAAAAATGCATTTTGAAATATATGAAAGGAACGTCTATTGTGATCCCTGAACCACTGCACTTTTTATTACCAGGGGAAAAAGGTCTTGTAACAATCTCATATCCATCAGGAATTCCAGATGGTCAGCTGCAGGCCTATAGAAAG gaGTTACATGATCTCTTCAGTCTTCCTCCTGACAGACCTTATTTCAAAAGGTCTAATGCTTATCATTTCCCAGATGAACCATACAAAGATGGTTACATTAGAAATCCACATACTTACCTTAATCCGCCTAACATGGATGGTATG ATTTATGTGGTCCAGGGCGTATATGGTTACCATCATTATATGCAAGATCGGCTGGACGACAATGGCTGGGGCTGTGCCTATCGGTCGCTGCAGACAATCTGCTCTTGGTTCAAACATCAGGGATACACAGAGAGGCCCATTCCAACACACAGAGAGATTCAGCAG GCTCTAGTTGATGCCGGTGACAAACCAGCAACATTTGTGGGATCACGGCAATGGATTGGATCCATTGAGGTACAGCTGGTACTGAACCAACTGATTGGTGTAACTTCAAAAATACTGTTTGTCAG CCAAGGTTCCGAAATGGCTTCTCAAGGACGGGAACTGGCCAGTCACTTCCAGAGTGAAGGCACTCCAGTAATGATCG GAGGAGGAGTGTTGGCTCACACCATACTAGGTGTTACATGGAATGAGATTACAGGGCAGATAAAATTTCTGATTCTAGACCCCCATTACACTGGTGCTGAAGATCTGCAGGTCATTTTGGAAAAG GGCTGGTGTGGATGGAAAGGTGCAGACTTTTGGAACAAGGATGCTTACTATAATTTATGTCTACCTCAGCGGCCaaagataatataa
- the Ankrd37 gene encoding LOW QUALITY PROTEIN: ankyrin repeat domain-containing protein 37 (The sequence of the model RefSeq protein was modified relative to this genomic sequence to represent the inferred CDS: substituted 1 base at 1 genomic stop codon), with the protein MLLLDGNPEAEGLKQLLESGASVNAPPDPYEXSPVHLAAGGGLAYFLLWQLQSGADLNQQDVWGEAPLHKAAKAGNLECLSLLIASDARIDLCNKNGQTAEDIAWSCGFPECAKFLTMIKCMQTVKSSEQSNRDYCVSALKQKRCFESVENTNVKRK; encoded by the exons ATGCTGCTGCTAGATGGCAACCCGGAG GCGGAGGGTCTTAAGCAGCTGCTAGAGTCGGGGGCTTCCGTCAACGCACCCCCGGATCCCTACGAGTAATCGCCTGTCCACTTGGCCGCAGGTGGCGGGCTGGCTTACTTTCTTCTCTGGCAGCTGCAATCAGGTGCTGACCTCAACCAACAG GATGTTTGGGGAGAAGCACCTCTTCACAAGGCAGCAAAAGCCGGAAACCTGGAGTGTCTCAGTCTGCTTATTGCCAGTGATGCCCGAATTGA TTTATGTAATAAGAATGGGCAAACAGCAGAAGATATTGCTTGGTCATGTGGATTTCCAGAATGTGCCAAGTTTCTTACAATGATTAAATGTATGCAGACAGTAAAATCAAGTGAACAGTCCAATAGAGACTACTGTGTTTCAGCACTCAAACAGAAGCGATGTTTTGAAAGTGTAGAAAATACAAATGTGAAACGCAAGTGA
- the C21H4orf47 gene encoding UPF0602 protein C4orf47 homolog, whose protein sequence is MPIEGGKTDMERIGLFSEMEYITVGDKYVSPYIRSFNEAATKNRQMLPGGSKVMSSLQAGYFEPQFARIFEGEGYINMNQVRRRYMMEEAKKNITKAFIPSSGGKKPSGLGSYYGTIGGPVPFFSAQVKPKDKYEPPGKNLYTNPGKKGTGYGYANITIGKQLSHSADFYDEGKVNYKKYIEDHRRLMKGAPFKLNLYPREYFDVNPFLFEKTLPPIKKEVKKELLSGAFKPSSPGKKPGGMKAGTFEPYPTHSVEPSVVKYKKESPGKSEKIFHPPNGPKSRPVESIVALNVKRTLNTNNYKNASVQSF, encoded by the exons ATGCCGATCGAAGGAGGGAAAACAGACATGGAGAGGATTGGCCTCTTTAGTGAGATGGAATACATTACTGTTGGTGATAAATATGTATCACCGTATATTC gatCGTTTAATGAGGCCGCAACCAAAAATAGACAGATGCTGCCTGGGGGATCCAAAGTCATGTCAAGTCTTCAGGCAGGttactttgagcctcagtttgcAAGGATTTTTGAAGGTGAAGGCTATATAAATATGAATCAAGTGAGGAGACGGTACATGATGGAAGAAGCCAAAAAGAATATAACCAAAGCCTTCATCCCCAGTAGCGGAGGGAAGAAGCC GAGTGGACTGGGAAGTTACTATGGAACAATAGGCGGGCCAGTCCCTTTCTTCAGTGCGCAGGTAAAACCCAAGGATAAGTATGAACCACCTGGAAAAAATTTATACACAAACCCAGGAAAGAAAGGAACTGGATATGG CTATGCAAATATTACAATAGGCAAGCAATTATCACACTCTGCGGATTTTTATGATGAAGGGAAAGTAAATTATAAG AAATACATAGAGGATCACCGTCGTTTGATGAAAGGGGCTCCATTCAAGTTAAATCTTTACCCAAGGGAATATTTTGATGTTAATCCTTTCTTATTTGAGAAAACTTTGCCACCCattaaaaaagaagtgaaaaaagaatTACTTTCAGGCGCTTTTAAACCCTCTTCTCCTGGAAAAAAG CCTGGTGGAATGAAGGCTGGAACATTTGAACCATATCCGACACATTCTGTTGAGCCAAGTGTGGTTAAATACAAAAAGGAGAGTCCTGGAAAAAGTGAGAAGATTTTCCATCCACCAAATGGACCAAAAAGCAGACCAGTTGAAAGTATAGTGGCTTTGAATGTCAAAAG GACATTGAATACAAATAACTACAAGAATGCTTCAGTACAGTCCTTTTAA